A window of the Cystobacter fuscus genome harbors these coding sequences:
- a CDS encoding response regulator, protein MQIRILVVDDEQDNCDYLKLVLMREGYEVVTTTDPTKTVEILRSADFHLVILDMMMPVMSGTEVLEQIRKYDTDVAVIVATAYPTVDTAVASLKNQASDYVKKPMEPDQFLGAVRNALAKKGLSQDPEADLHRAIGRTIRDARKTQDLTLKQLARRTGLSVSLLSQIERAESSASISSLYKIASALQLRMGELFGDT, encoded by the coding sequence GTGCAGATCCGTATCCTGGTGGTCGATGATGAGCAGGACAACTGCGACTACCTCAAGCTCGTCCTGATGCGGGAGGGCTACGAAGTCGTCACCACGACGGACCCCACGAAGACGGTGGAGATCCTGCGCAGTGCCGACTTCCACCTCGTCATCCTGGACATGATGATGCCGGTGATGTCGGGCACCGAGGTGCTCGAGCAGATCCGCAAGTACGACACGGACGTCGCCGTCATCGTCGCCACCGCCTACCCCACGGTGGACACGGCGGTGGCCTCGCTGAAGAACCAGGCGAGCGACTACGTGAAGAAGCCCATGGAGCCGGACCAGTTCCTCGGCGCCGTGCGCAACGCGCTCGCCAAGAAGGGCCTGTCCCAGGATCCCGAGGCGGATCTCCACCGCGCCATCGGCCGCACCATCCGCGATGCGCGCAAGACGCAGGATCTCACGCTCAAGCAGCTCGCGCGCCGCACCGGGCTGTCCGTGTCGTTGCTGTCGCAGATCGAGCGCGCCGAGTCCTCCGCCTCCATCTCGTCGCTCTACAAGATCGCCTCCGCCCTGCAACTGCGCATGGGCGAGCTGTTCGGCGACACCTGA
- a CDS encoding enoyl-CoA hydratase/isomerase family protein yields MRPSALHVEARDEVLVLTLSNPARRNALDDEQVARLDEALASAPGRARVVLLQGEAGAFCSGYDLNLLSAPSADRLPDDALMACLERLEALPLPSVALVRGAAFGAGFDLAAACDFRVGGEDALFSMPPARLGIVYSPAGLTRAARLVGVARAKNLFLTGRRLDAREALAWGLLDECLPGDEADARALELCRTLAAQAPLAVAGMKEAFRLLTRPALSEEETLRLREVRARAFASEDAREGRAAFLEKRPPRFRGQ; encoded by the coding sequence GTGCGGCCGTCCGCCTTGCACGTGGAAGCGCGGGACGAGGTGCTCGTGCTCACCTTGTCCAACCCGGCGCGGCGCAACGCGCTCGATGACGAGCAGGTGGCCCGGTTGGACGAGGCGCTGGCCTCGGCTCCGGGCCGGGCGCGCGTCGTGCTCCTCCAGGGCGAGGCGGGCGCCTTCTGCTCGGGCTATGACCTGAACCTGCTGTCGGCGCCGTCGGCGGATCGCCTGCCGGATGACGCGCTGATGGCGTGCCTGGAGCGGCTGGAGGCCCTGCCGCTGCCGAGCGTCGCCCTCGTGCGCGGGGCGGCCTTTGGCGCGGGCTTCGATCTGGCGGCCGCGTGTGACTTCCGCGTGGGGGGCGAGGACGCGCTCTTCAGCATGCCGCCGGCGCGGCTGGGCATCGTCTACTCTCCGGCGGGGCTGACGCGCGCGGCCCGGCTGGTGGGGGTGGCGCGCGCCAAGAACCTGTTTCTCACCGGGCGTCGGCTGGACGCCCGGGAGGCGCTGGCCTGGGGCCTGCTGGACGAGTGTCTTCCCGGGGACGAGGCCGACGCGCGGGCCCTGGAGCTTTGCCGGACGCTCGCCGCCCAGGCGCCGTTGGCGGTGGCGGGGATGAAGGAGGCCTTCCGGTTGCTCACGCGGCCCGCGCTGTCCGAGGAGGAGACGTTGCGGCTGCGCGAGGTGCGGGCGCGGGCCTTCGCCAGCGAGGATGCCCGCGAGGGCAGGGCGGCGTTCCTGGAGAAACGTCCGCCCCGCTTCCGCGGCCAGTGA
- a CDS encoding biotin/lipoyl-binding carrier protein: protein MADVAAHITGTVWKIEVKVGQQVSAGDTLVILESMKMEMPVEAEEGGTVKEIRCRESQPVNEGDVLVVLG from the coding sequence ATGGCGGACGTGGCGGCGCACATCACCGGGACGGTGTGGAAGATCGAGGTCAAGGTCGGGCAGCAGGTCTCCGCGGGAGACACGCTCGTCATCCTCGAGTCCATGAAGATGGAAATGCCGGTGGAGGCGGAGGAGGGCGGGACGGTGAAGGAGATCCGGTGCAGGGAGTCCCAGCCCGTCAACGAGGGCGATGTCCTCGTGGTGCTCGGGTAG
- a CDS encoding acetyl-CoA carboxylase biotin carboxylase subunit — protein sequence MFKKLLIANRGEIARRINAVAKGMGIRTVAVYSDADAELPFVREADEAVRLGPAPARDSYLNIPALLAAAKATGADAVHPGYGFVSESAEFASACHAAGITFVGPPPEAMLRMKDKSQARKLVSAAGVPVVPGTEDVLPDVESARSAAERIGYPVLCKAAGGGGGIGMAAANSPAELEKVFRQCTDRAKAAFGREGVYIERYFPAPRHIEVQILGDHHGHLIHGLERECSIQRRHQKVVEEAPSPLFADGRNAALADKLFTAALTAARAFGYANAGTVEFLYSDGDIYFIEMNARLQVEHPVTELTTGLDLIGWQLRIAAGERLTVKQEDVKRRGAALEFRIYAEDPVKFLPSPGPLKVYQPPTGEGVRLDSGYVEGNTVTPNYDPMIAKLIVSGATRAEAIERSIQALEGYRIEGIKTNIPLHLRILRDPVFRAGDLNTRFLEQHAKP from the coding sequence ATGTTCAAGAAGCTGCTCATCGCCAACCGGGGTGAGATTGCCCGACGCATCAACGCGGTGGCCAAGGGGATGGGGATTCGCACCGTGGCCGTCTATTCGGACGCGGACGCGGAGCTGCCCTTCGTGCGCGAGGCGGACGAGGCGGTGCGCCTGGGACCGGCGCCTGCCCGGGACAGCTATCTGAACATCCCGGCGTTGCTCGCGGCGGCGAAGGCCACGGGCGCGGACGCGGTGCATCCCGGCTACGGCTTCGTGTCAGAGAGCGCCGAGTTCGCCAGCGCGTGCCACGCCGCCGGCATCACCTTCGTGGGTCCTCCGCCCGAGGCGATGCTGCGCATGAAGGACAAGAGCCAGGCGCGCAAGCTCGTGTCCGCCGCGGGCGTGCCCGTGGTGCCCGGGACCGAGGACGTGCTGCCGGACGTGGAGTCCGCGCGCTCCGCCGCCGAGCGCATCGGCTACCCGGTGCTGTGCAAGGCCGCGGGCGGTGGTGGTGGCATCGGCATGGCCGCGGCGAACTCTCCCGCCGAGCTGGAGAAGGTCTTCCGTCAGTGCACGGATCGGGCGAAGGCCGCCTTTGGCCGCGAGGGTGTCTACATCGAGCGCTACTTCCCGGCGCCGCGTCACATCGAGGTGCAGATCCTGGGGGATCATCACGGCCACCTCATCCACGGTCTGGAGCGCGAGTGTTCCATCCAGCGTCGGCACCAGAAGGTGGTGGAGGAGGCGCCCTCGCCGTTGTTCGCGGATGGGCGTAACGCGGCGCTGGCCGACAAGCTGTTCACGGCGGCGCTCACCGCGGCGCGGGCCTTCGGCTACGCCAATGCCGGCACGGTGGAGTTCCTCTACTCGGACGGGGACATCTACTTCATCGAGATGAACGCGCGGCTCCAGGTGGAGCACCCGGTGACGGAGCTGACCACGGGGTTGGATCTCATCGGCTGGCAGTTGCGCATCGCGGCCGGCGAGCGGCTCACGGTGAAGCAGGAGGACGTGAAGCGGCGCGGGGCGGCGCTCGAGTTCCGCATCTACGCGGAGGATCCGGTGAAGTTCCTGCCCTCGCCGGGGCCGCTCAAGGTGTACCAGCCGCCCACGGGCGAGGGCGTGCGTTTGGACTCGGGCTACGTCGAGGGCAACACCGTCACGCCGAACTACGATCCGATGATCGCCAAGCTCATCGTCTCCGGGGCCACGCGCGCCGAGGCCATCGAGCGCTCCATCCAGGCGCTGGAGGGCTACCGCATCGAGGGCATCAAGACGAACATCCCCCTGCACCTGCGCATCCTGCGCGACCCGGTCTTCCGTGCGGGAGACCTGAACACGCGCTTCCTGGAGCAGCACGCGAAGCCGTAG
- the ftsZ gene encoding cell division protein FtsZ: MDQFEQNKQAAKIRVIGVGGAGCNAVNTMIMAKLERVDFIAANTDVQALAASKAPTRLQLGQTLTKGLGAGANPEMGREAALESRDQIASMIEGADMVFVTAGMGGGTGTGAAPIIADIAKSLGCLTVGVVTKPFLFEGNKRRKQAEQGLVELKAAVDTLITIPNQRLLTLSTAPMPLLETFKRADEVLLNAVQGISDLIQYHGYINVDFADVKTIMSDKGLALMGTGQATGDKRALNAMQQAISSPLLEDISIDGATGLLINITGGREMTLQEVNEALTLVHDAADPDAEIIFGSLIDENISDEVKITIIATGFVSRDTKVRQPAPVVQVPVATRPAPATLSSAREEVASLVPAKAGSRTLAQAEGRSLASRTAVVKDAALPLDEDQFDIPTFLRRQGQTEMP; this comes from the coding sequence ATGGACCAGTTCGAGCAGAACAAGCAGGCCGCCAAGATTCGCGTCATCGGCGTGGGGGGCGCTGGATGCAACGCGGTCAATACGATGATCATGGCGAAGCTTGAGCGTGTCGACTTCATTGCCGCCAACACCGATGTCCAGGCACTGGCGGCGAGCAAGGCACCGACGCGGCTGCAGCTCGGACAGACGTTGACGAAGGGCCTGGGCGCGGGTGCCAACCCGGAGATGGGGCGTGAGGCGGCGCTCGAGTCGCGCGATCAGATCGCCTCGATGATCGAGGGCGCGGACATGGTGTTCGTCACCGCCGGCATGGGCGGTGGCACGGGCACGGGCGCGGCGCCCATCATCGCGGACATCGCCAAGAGCCTGGGCTGCCTCACCGTGGGCGTGGTGACCAAGCCCTTTCTCTTCGAGGGCAACAAGCGCCGCAAGCAGGCGGAGCAGGGCCTCGTGGAGCTCAAGGCCGCGGTGGACACGCTCATCACCATCCCCAACCAGCGCCTGCTCACGCTGAGCACCGCGCCCATGCCGCTCTTGGAGACCTTCAAGCGCGCCGATGAGGTGCTCCTCAACGCCGTGCAGGGCATCTCCGACCTCATCCAGTACCACGGCTACATCAACGTGGACTTCGCCGACGTGAAGACCATCATGAGCGACAAGGGTCTGGCGCTCATGGGCACCGGCCAGGCCACCGGCGACAAGCGCGCGCTCAACGCCATGCAGCAGGCCATCTCCAGCCCGCTGCTCGAGGACATCTCCATCGACGGCGCCACCGGCCTGCTCATCAACATCACCGGCGGACGCGAGATGACCCTCCAGGAGGTCAACGAGGCGCTCACGCTGGTGCACGACGCGGCCGATCCGGACGCGGAGATCATCTTCGGCTCGCTCATCGACGAGAACATCTCGGACGAGGTGAAGATCACCATCATCGCCACGGGCTTCGTCTCGCGCGACACCAAGGTGCGCCAGCCGGCGCCGGTGGTGCAGGTGCCCGTCGCCACGCGCCCCGCGCCTGCCACGCTGTCCTCGGCCCGCGAGGAGGTGGCCAGCCTGGTGCCCGCCAAGGCCGGCTCGCGCACCCTGGCCCAGGCCGAGGGCCGCTCGCTGGCCAGCCGCACCGCGGTGGTGAAGGACGCGGCCCTGCCCCTGGACGAGGATCAGTTCGACATCCCGACGTTCCTGCGCCGTCAGGGTCAGACCGAGATGCCGTGA
- a CDS encoding ATP-binding protein, which yields MEEGLTGGGEMRARIRAFDWTRTPLGPPEHWPQSLKTAVSICLDSRFPMIVRWGEELIALYNDAYIPILGRKHPGALGSPGLSRALWGDPETRTVIEPMLRGVLARGEATWSNDQLIIFQRNGFAEEAYVTFSYSPIRVESGAVGGVFTAVSETTQKVLGERRLHVLRELSARTSAETSLPGTYAAALSVLGSASHDVPFCLLYMLDTAGTTATLAGLGGAVAKEAAPRHIAVHAIEVPWPLTRAWTGAVEMELARLGPWASALPGGPWPEPARQALLLPIRSTDEKNPSGFLVAGTSPRLPLDDNYRGFLSQVADHISHAIARVHAYEEERRRAETLAELDRAKSVFFSNVSHEFRTPLTLMLGPLEELRSGVLGPLTPSQHARLDTLHRNALRLLKLVNSLLDFSRLEAGRVQARFVPTDLSELTRGLASAFCSATEQAGLSLTIDCPPLPEPLYVDRDAWEKLVLNLLSNAFKFTFEGGITVRLRPGDGRAVLEVEDTGTGIPAEALPHLFERFYRVEGARSRTQEGSGIGLALVQELVKLHGGTLSVASTPGQGTRFTVMLPTGRAHLPAERIGEAQAPRSSDASAAPFVDEALRGLPHPPAPPAETTAGLGRILLVDDTPDMREYVSGLLLGAGHTVEIVPDGLQALAAVRERPPDLILTDVMMPGLDGFGLLRELRASERTRTLPVILLSARAGEESRVEGLSQGADDYLVKPFSARELLTRVRTQLELSRLRATLKSEKFRSFVLNVPGAVYECLPESPWRFSFMSEPVLALTGHSASEFLAGLTWAPLVHPEDLSSVETRITRAVEQHEPYELEYRVRHADGSTRWVSEIGRAVYDEAGQPYCLEGIIFDITERKAAEEALQHYQRQLTRTLAENATSALYMTDGEGRCTYMNPAAERMTGHVFADVQGQRLHDLIHPSQPGAAVCTGSCALERLLTGPGTRGGTHEDLFVRTSGTALPVALAASPLLREGQRVGTVLEARDLTEQKRAEAALQEAQRRKDEFLAMLAHELRNPMAPIRAALKLIAARAPLDDKGRHAIEIIERQTTNLARLVDDLLDVSRITRGHIELRKTLVELPAIIERALQSVQPLLDERRHEVSVTLPRKPPRTFGDAIRLEQIVVNLLTNAAKYTEPGGTLRVGLERAGTDAEIRVKDTGIGLSPEMLGRVFNLFEQAERPLHRSQGGLGIGLTMVKNLVELHGGTIEARSEGLGQGSEFIVRLPLAEEPTAPRPPPDTRVDPPPSSARRILVVDDNLDAADTLAELLQTWEHTVWQAHDGLAALQAVEEHRPDIVLLDIGLPGMDGYEVARRLRAGPLGQQLTLVALTGYGQASDRHRALEAGFDQHFVKPVDIDGLQKFIEQQPARGAR from the coding sequence GTGGAAGAGGGACTGACTGGCGGGGGGGAGATGCGGGCGCGCATCCGCGCCTTCGATTGGACCCGGACCCCGCTCGGTCCTCCCGAGCACTGGCCCCAGAGCCTGAAGACGGCGGTGAGCATCTGCCTGGACTCGCGCTTCCCGATGATCGTCCGCTGGGGCGAGGAGCTCATCGCGCTCTACAACGACGCCTATATCCCCATCCTCGGGCGCAAGCACCCCGGGGCGCTCGGCAGTCCCGGGCTGTCGCGGGCGTTGTGGGGAGACCCGGAGACCCGCACCGTCATCGAGCCCATGTTGCGCGGCGTGCTCGCCCGGGGCGAAGCCACCTGGTCCAACGATCAGCTCATCATCTTCCAGCGCAACGGCTTCGCCGAGGAGGCCTACGTCACCTTCTCCTATAGCCCCATCCGCGTGGAGTCCGGCGCCGTGGGCGGCGTCTTCACCGCCGTGAGCGAGACGACCCAGAAGGTGCTGGGCGAGCGGCGCCTGCACGTGCTGCGCGAGCTGTCGGCTCGCACGTCCGCGGAGACCAGCCTCCCAGGCACCTACGCGGCGGCCCTGTCCGTCCTCGGCTCCGCTTCCCACGACGTGCCCTTCTGCCTGCTGTACATGCTCGACACCGCGGGGACGACGGCCACCCTCGCGGGCCTGGGCGGCGCCGTTGCCAAAGAGGCGGCACCCAGGCACATCGCGGTGCATGCGATCGAAGTCCCATGGCCCCTGACACGGGCCTGGACCGGCGCCGTGGAGATGGAGCTCGCGCGGCTGGGGCCCTGGGCGAGTGCCCTCCCCGGAGGCCCCTGGCCCGAACCGGCGCGTCAGGCCCTGCTGCTGCCCATCCGTTCCACCGACGAGAAGAACCCCTCGGGCTTCCTCGTCGCCGGCACCAGCCCCCGGCTGCCGCTGGACGACAACTACCGCGGCTTCCTCTCCCAGGTGGCCGACCACATCTCCCACGCCATCGCCCGCGTGCATGCCTACGAGGAAGAGCGCCGACGCGCCGAGACCCTCGCCGAGCTGGATCGCGCGAAGAGCGTCTTCTTCAGCAACGTGAGCCATGAGTTCCGCACTCCCCTCACGCTCATGCTGGGCCCCCTGGAGGAGCTGCGCTCGGGAGTCCTCGGCCCCTTGACGCCCTCCCAGCACGCGCGGCTCGACACGCTCCACCGCAACGCCCTGCGGCTGCTCAAGCTCGTCAACTCGCTGCTGGACTTCTCCCGCCTCGAGGCCGGACGCGTCCAGGCCCGCTTCGTGCCCACGGACCTCTCCGAGCTCACGCGCGGCCTCGCGAGCGCCTTCTGCTCCGCCACCGAGCAGGCCGGCCTCTCGCTGACGATCGACTGTCCCCCGCTGCCCGAGCCCCTCTACGTGGACCGGGACGCGTGGGAGAAGCTCGTCCTCAACCTGCTCTCCAATGCCTTCAAGTTCACCTTCGAGGGCGGCATCACGGTGAGGCTCCGGCCGGGCGATGGCCGCGCCGTGCTCGAGGTGGAGGACACGGGCACGGGCATCCCCGCCGAGGCCCTGCCCCACCTCTTCGAGCGCTTCTATCGGGTGGAAGGAGCACGCAGCCGCACCCAGGAGGGCAGCGGCATCGGGCTCGCGCTGGTACAGGAGCTGGTGAAGCTGCACGGCGGCACCCTCTCCGTGGCGAGCACCCCGGGCCAGGGCACGCGCTTCACGGTGATGCTCCCCACCGGCCGCGCACACCTGCCCGCCGAGCGCATCGGCGAGGCCCAAGCCCCACGCTCGAGCGACGCCAGCGCCGCGCCCTTCGTGGACGAGGCCCTGCGCGGACTGCCCCACCCGCCGGCACCTCCCGCCGAGACGACCGCGGGCCTGGGCCGCATCCTGCTGGTCGACGACACGCCGGACATGCGCGAATACGTGTCCGGGTTGCTGCTCGGCGCGGGACACACCGTGGAGATCGTCCCGGATGGGCTCCAGGCGCTCGCGGCCGTGCGGGAGCGTCCGCCGGATCTGATCCTCACGGACGTGATGATGCCCGGGCTCGATGGCTTCGGCCTGCTGCGCGAGCTGCGCGCGAGCGAGCGCACCCGCACGCTGCCCGTCATCCTGCTCTCGGCGCGAGCGGGCGAGGAGTCGCGCGTGGAGGGCCTGAGCCAGGGCGCGGACGACTACCTGGTGAAGCCCTTCAGCGCGCGCGAGCTGCTCACGCGCGTGCGCACGCAACTGGAGCTGTCGCGCCTGCGGGCCACCCTGAAGAGCGAGAAGTTCCGCTCGTTCGTCCTCAACGTCCCCGGCGCCGTGTACGAGTGCCTGCCCGAGTCGCCCTGGCGCTTCAGCTTCATGAGCGAGCCGGTGCTCGCCCTCACGGGCCATTCCGCCTCCGAGTTCCTCGCGGGACTGACCTGGGCCCCCCTCGTCCACCCCGAGGATCTCTCCTCCGTGGAGACGCGAATCACCCGGGCGGTGGAGCAACACGAGCCCTACGAGCTGGAGTACCGCGTGCGCCACGCGGACGGAAGCACGCGCTGGGTCTCGGAGATCGGGCGGGCCGTCTACGACGAGGCCGGCCAGCCGTATTGCCTCGAGGGCATCATCTTCGACATCACCGAGCGCAAGGCCGCCGAGGAGGCCCTCCAGCACTACCAGCGGCAGTTGACCCGCACCCTCGCGGAGAACGCCACCTCGGCCCTGTACATGACGGATGGCGAGGGCCGCTGCACCTATATGAACCCCGCGGCCGAGCGGATGACGGGGCACGTCTTCGCCGACGTCCAGGGCCAGCGGCTCCATGACCTCATCCATCCCTCCCAGCCAGGAGCGGCGGTCTGCACCGGCTCCTGTGCCCTCGAGCGGTTGCTCACCGGACCGGGAACCCGGGGCGGCACGCACGAGGATCTCTTCGTGCGCACGTCGGGAACCGCCCTGCCCGTGGCCCTGGCGGCGAGCCCCCTGCTGCGCGAGGGCCAGCGCGTGGGCACCGTGCTCGAGGCGAGGGATCTGACCGAGCAGAAGCGGGCCGAAGCGGCACTGCAGGAAGCCCAGCGCCGCAAGGATGAATTCCTGGCGATGCTCGCCCACGAGCTGCGCAACCCCATGGCTCCCATACGCGCCGCGCTCAAGCTGATCGCCGCTCGCGCTCCCCTCGACGACAAGGGCCGCCACGCCATCGAGATCATCGAGCGGCAGACGACGAACCTCGCGCGGCTGGTGGATGATCTGCTCGATGTGTCGCGCATCACCCGGGGACACATCGAGCTGCGCAAGACGCTCGTGGAGCTGCCCGCCATCATCGAGCGCGCCCTGCAGTCCGTGCAGCCCCTGCTCGACGAGCGGCGCCACGAGGTGAGCGTCACCCTGCCCCGCAAGCCCCCGCGCACCTTCGGGGATGCCATCCGGCTCGAGCAGATCGTCGTCAACCTGCTCACCAACGCCGCCAAGTACACCGAGCCCGGGGGCACCCTGCGCGTGGGCCTGGAGCGCGCGGGCACCGACGCGGAAATCCGCGTGAAGGACACGGGCATCGGCCTCTCCCCGGAGATGCTCGGCCGCGTGTTCAACCTCTTCGAGCAGGCGGAGCGCCCCCTCCATCGCTCCCAGGGAGGATTGGGCATCGGGCTCACGATGGTGAAGAACCTCGTCGAGCTGCACGGCGGCACCATCGAGGCGAGGAGCGAGGGGCTCGGTCAGGGCAGCGAGTTCATCGTCCGGCTCCCGCTCGCCGAGGAGCCCACCGCGCCACGGCCCCCTCCGGACACGCGCGTGGACCCCCCGCCCTCGAGCGCCCGGCGCATCCTCGTGGTGGACGACAACCTGGATGCCGCCGACACGCTCGCCGAGTTGCTCCAGACCTGGGAGCACACCGTCTGGCAGGCCCACGATGGGCTCGCGGCGCTCCAGGCCGTGGAGGAGCATCGCCCGGACATCGTCCTGCTCGACATCGGACTACCTGGAATGGATGGCTACGAGGTGGCGCGCCGGCTGCGCGCGGGGCCCCTCGGCCAGCAGCTCACCCTCGTGGCGCTCACCGGCTATGGCCAGGCGAGCGATCGCCACCGCGCGTTGGAGGCGGGGTTCGATCAGCACTTCGTCAAACCCGTGGACATCGACGGGCTGCAGAAGTTCATCGAACAGCAGCCGGCCCGCGGCGCGCGGTGA